Within the Oculatellaceae cyanobacterium genome, the region CCGGATAACGCTAAAGAAAAACCTCAAGTTGGTGAAATTGTTGCTACTGGCCCTGGTAAGCGCAACGATGACGGTTCTCGCCAAGAATTGGAAGTAAACGTTGGTGATAAAGTTCTTTACTCCAAGTATGCTGGCACCGACATCAAGCTAGGCACCGAAGAGTATGTTCTGCTATCTGAAAAAGACATTCTTGCGGTCGTTTCATAAAATTTTGAGTTCTGACTTATGAGTTTGCCAGTTAAAGAAGGCTGGCTCACACTTAAACACTCAATTCTTAATACTAATTCAAAACTCAAAACTGTCGAGGAAATATGGCTAAACGCATTATTTACAACGAAAACGCCCGTCGCGCCCTAGAAAAGGGTATGGATATTCTAGCTGAAGCAGTTGCCGTTACATTAGGCCCCAAAGGTCGTAACGTTGTTCTAGAGAAAAAGTTCGGCGCTCCTCAAATCGTTAATGATGGTGTCACCATTGCGAAAGAAATTGAGCTAGAAGATCACGTTGAAAACACTGGCGTTGCTCTAATTCGTCAAGCCGCTTCTAAAACAAACGACGCTGCTGGTGATGGTACTACCACTGCTACCGTTCTCGCTCATGCGATGGTAAAAGAAGGACTGCGGAACGTTGCTGCTGGTGCTAATGCGATCGCGCTCAAG harbors:
- the groES gene encoding co-chaperone GroES — protein: MAAVSLSVSTVKPLADRVFVKVSAAEEKTAGGILLPDNAKEKPQVGEIVATGPGKRNDDGSRQELEVNVGDKVLYSKYAGTDIKLGTEEYVLLSEKDILAVVS